The following coding sequences are from one Caballeronia sp. SBC1 window:
- the gndA gene encoding NADP-dependent phosphogluconate dehydrogenase, whose product MSKQAIGVVGLAVMGRNLALNIESRGHAVSVYNRSREKTDDLMAEHPDKKLVPSYTLEEFVESLEKPRRILLMVKAGQGTDATIDSLRPLLDKGDILIDGGNTHFTDTIRRNTDLAKSGLHFIGTGVSGGEEGALKGPSIMPGGQKEAYDLVAPILTEIAAKAPDGEPCVAYMGPDGAGHYVKMVHNGIEYGDMQLIAESYDVLKRVAGLSNEELGRVYVEWNKGELDSYLIEITSKIFSKKDDETGKDLVDVILDRAAQKGTGKWTSQNALDLGAPLPLITEAVFARVLSSLKDQRVEASKQLTGPSPKFDGDRDAFVEAVRRALFLSKIVSYAQGFAQLRAASEEYKWDLQYGQIAKIFRAGCIIRAGFLQKITDAYKTNPDLHNLLLDPYFTDIATKYQGALRDVVVAAVKAGVPVPAFSSAVAYYDSYRSETLPANLVQAQRDFFGAHTFERVDKKGSFHADWS is encoded by the coding sequence ATGAGCAAGCAAGCAATCGGCGTTGTAGGCCTCGCCGTCATGGGACGCAATCTGGCGTTGAACATCGAGAGCCGCGGACACGCGGTGTCCGTGTACAACCGCAGCCGCGAAAAAACCGACGACCTGATGGCCGAGCATCCCGACAAGAAACTCGTGCCTTCGTACACGCTGGAAGAATTCGTCGAGTCGCTTGAAAAACCGCGCCGCATCCTGCTGATGGTCAAGGCCGGCCAGGGCACCGACGCCACTATCGACTCGCTGCGTCCTCTGCTCGACAAGGGCGACATCCTGATCGACGGCGGCAACACCCATTTCACCGATACCATCCGCCGTAACACCGACCTCGCCAAGTCGGGGCTGCATTTCATTGGCACGGGTGTGTCCGGTGGTGAGGAAGGTGCGTTGAAAGGCCCGTCGATCATGCCGGGCGGCCAGAAGGAAGCGTATGACCTGGTAGCTCCGATCCTCACCGAGATCGCCGCCAAGGCGCCGGACGGCGAACCGTGCGTAGCGTACATGGGCCCGGACGGCGCGGGACATTACGTGAAGATGGTGCACAACGGGATCGAATACGGCGACATGCAGTTGATCGCTGAAAGCTACGATGTGCTCAAGCGCGTCGCGGGCTTGTCAAATGAAGAACTGGGCCGAGTGTATGTCGAGTGGAACAAGGGTGAACTGGATAGTTACCTGATCGAGATCACGTCGAAGATCTTCTCGAAGAAGGATGACGAGACGGGCAAGGATCTGGTCGACGTCATTCTCGACCGCGCGGCGCAAAAGGGCACGGGCAAGTGGACCAGCCAGAACGCGCTCGACCTTGGCGCTCCGCTACCGCTGATCACGGAAGCTGTCTTTGCACGCGTGCTGTCTTCGCTGAAGGATCAGCGCGTTGAAGCGAGTAAACAGTTGACGGGACCGTCGCCGAAGTTTGATGGCGATCGTGATGCGTTTGTCGAAGCCGTGCGGCGCGCGCTGTTCCTGAGCAAGATTGTTTCGTATGCGCAGGGGTTTGCGCAGTTGCGCGCGGCATCGGAAGAGTACAAGTGGGACTTGCAGTATGGTCAGATCGCGAAGATCTTCCGGGCGGGTTGCATCATTCGTGCTGGCTTCTTGCAGAAGATCACGGACGCCTATAAGACCAACCCGGACTTGCACAACTTGCTGCTCGATCCGTATTTCACCGACATCGCGACGAAGTATCAGGGTGCGCTGCGTGACGTGGTCGTGGCCGCCGTGAAGGCGGGTGTGCCGGTGCCGGCGTTCTCGTCAGCGGTCGCTTATTACGATAGTTACCGGTCGGAGACATTGCCGGCGAATCTGGTGCAGGCGCAGCGCGATTTCTTCGGCGCGCATACGTTCGAACGGGTGGATAAGAAGGGTAGTTTCCACGCGGACTGGTCGTAA
- a CDS encoding DUF4365 domain-containing protein, with amino-acid sequence MATAVTSVNRESELSYAYLHAIASHAGVNCKTSNRHDDNAGIDAMLTGWEPFPNGGSLTEVDIKVQLKASIKPPFDDGDSLSYFLSGTQQYDDLRRETHASPRILAVLFLPPKAEDWLTHSHEQLVLRKCAYWVSLRGAPPTDNHAGVTVKIPKHQVFDGTGLMQLMASISRREIPAYKAPAHRVSHGA; translated from the coding sequence ATGGCAACAGCAGTTACGTCAGTTAATCGGGAATCGGAGTTGAGCTACGCTTACCTCCACGCAATTGCATCCCACGCGGGCGTCAACTGCAAGACGAGCAACAGGCACGATGACAATGCCGGGATCGACGCCATGCTCACCGGTTGGGAGCCATTTCCGAACGGCGGAAGCCTGACCGAAGTCGACATCAAGGTCCAGCTGAAGGCAAGCATCAAGCCGCCATTCGACGACGGCGACTCGCTTTCCTATTTCCTGTCCGGCACGCAGCAATATGACGACTTGCGCCGTGAAACGCACGCGTCGCCGCGGATACTTGCGGTGTTGTTCCTGCCGCCGAAAGCGGAAGACTGGCTGACACACTCTCACGAGCAACTCGTGCTGCGAAAATGCGCGTATTGGGTCAGTCTGCGCGGCGCTCCACCAACAGACAACCATGCAGGTGTCACGGTAAAAATTCCGAAGCATCAGGTGTTCGACGGTACCGGTCTCATGCAACTCATGGCGAGCATCTCGCGTCGCGAAATTCCTGCTTATAAAGCTCCCGCACATCGAGTTTCTCATGGCGCTTAA
- a CDS encoding sugar phosphate isomerase/epimerase, giving the protein MKTIKGPAIFLAQFLGDTLPFDNLAHLAGWAKGLGYEGIQVPCDPRLIDLEQAAKSDAYCDDLLRVVEDAGVSITELSTHLQGQLVAVHPAYDTLFDGFAAAHVRGDPKARTAWAIEQVGFAAAASKRLGLSAHVTFSGALAWPYLYPWPQRPQGLVEAAFEELARRWRPLLDAFDQAGVDVCYELHPGEDLHDGVTFDRFLAAVDDHPRANILFDPSHFLLQQLDYLQFIDIYHERIKAFHVKDAEFRPDGRQGVYGGYSGWVDRAGRFRSLGDGQIDFWAIFSKMAQYDFPGWAVLEWECALKHPEDGAREGAEYIRTHIIRVADRAFDDFAGSGANGEQIREVLGLAP; this is encoded by the coding sequence ATGAAAACCATCAAAGGCCCCGCCATTTTCCTGGCCCAGTTTCTAGGCGACACATTGCCCTTTGACAACCTCGCGCACCTTGCGGGCTGGGCGAAGGGCCTGGGTTACGAAGGTATCCAGGTGCCGTGCGATCCGCGGCTGATTGATCTCGAGCAGGCTGCAAAGAGCGATGCATATTGCGACGACCTGCTTCGCGTAGTGGAAGACGCGGGCGTGAGCATCACGGAGTTATCTACGCATTTGCAGGGGCAGCTTGTCGCGGTTCATCCGGCCTATGACACGCTCTTCGACGGCTTTGCCGCAGCGCATGTTCGTGGCGATCCGAAGGCTCGTACGGCTTGGGCGATCGAGCAGGTTGGGTTCGCGGCGGCGGCGTCCAAGCGTCTGGGCTTGAGCGCGCACGTGACGTTTTCGGGGGCGTTGGCGTGGCCTTATTTGTATCCGTGGCCGCAGCGCCCGCAGGGTCTGGTGGAGGCTGCGTTCGAAGAATTAGCGCGGCGCTGGCGGCCGTTACTGGACGCCTTCGATCAGGCCGGCGTGGATGTTTGCTATGAGTTGCATCCGGGGGAGGATTTGCACGATGGCGTGACGTTCGACCGTTTTCTTGCCGCTGTGGACGATCATCCGCGCGCGAACATCCTGTTCGATCCAAGTCACTTCTTGCTGCAGCAACTGGACTACCTTCAGTTCATCGATATTTATCACGAACGTATCAAGGCATTCCATGTGAAGGACGCAGAGTTTCGTCCTGACGGTCGGCAGGGCGTGTACGGCGGTTATTCGGGGTGGGTGGATCGGGCAGGGCGATTCCGGTCGCTGGGCGATGGGCAGATCGACTTCTGGGCGATCTTTTCGAAGATGGCGCAGTACGATTTTCCTGGCTGGGCCGTGCTTGAGTGGGAGTGCGCGTTGAAGCATCCGGAGGATGGCGCGCGCGAGGGGGCGGAATATATCCGCACGCATATTATTCGCGTAGCGGATCGGGCATTCGATGACTTTGCCGGAAGCGGCGCGAACGGTGAGCAAATACGGGAGGTGCTGGGGCTCGCGCCTTAG
- a CDS encoding substrate-binding domain-containing protein, with protein sequence MKNILRVLGASLGTSLLTLTLAASAVSAMAADKVTLGVAIPTATHGFTGGIVWWANEAKKELEQAHPDLKIIIKTAGGAPEQANQLQDLVTVNKINALVIFPFESASLTQPVAQVKKKGVYVTVVDRGLTDTSAQDAYVAGDNTAFGKLPAEYLAKTMDGKGDIVALRGIPTTLDNERWAAFESVIKQHPDMKVLDAKYANWNRDDAFKVMQDYLTRFKHIDAVWAADDDMMIGVLKAIDQAKRTDIKQVFGGAGSKEAVKRIMDGDKLVQADVSYSPKFIYDAIKLTAEARLKGDKLPPTTIIPSVLITKDNAKQFYYPNSPF encoded by the coding sequence ATGAAAAACATCCTTCGCGTACTCGGCGCCTCATTGGGTACCTCACTCCTCACACTAACGCTGGCGGCGAGCGCCGTCTCGGCCATGGCCGCCGATAAAGTCACGCTCGGCGTTGCCATCCCCACTGCGACGCACGGCTTCACCGGCGGTATTGTCTGGTGGGCCAACGAGGCTAAAAAGGAACTGGAACAGGCGCATCCCGACCTGAAGATCATCATCAAGACAGCGGGCGGCGCGCCGGAACAGGCGAACCAGTTGCAGGACCTGGTGACGGTGAACAAGATCAATGCACTGGTGATTTTCCCGTTCGAATCGGCGTCGCTGACGCAGCCGGTGGCGCAGGTCAAGAAGAAGGGCGTGTACGTGACCGTGGTGGATCGCGGGCTGACCGATACCAGCGCGCAGGATGCCTACGTAGCCGGTGACAACACCGCGTTCGGCAAGCTGCCGGCTGAATATCTGGCGAAGACAATGGATGGCAAAGGCGATATTGTCGCGTTGCGCGGCATTCCGACTACGCTGGACAACGAACGCTGGGCTGCGTTTGAATCGGTGATCAAGCAGCATCCCGACATGAAGGTCCTGGATGCCAAATACGCGAACTGGAATCGCGATGACGCCTTCAAGGTCATGCAGGATTACCTCACGCGTTTCAAGCATATCGACGCGGTCTGGGCAGCTGACGACGACATGATGATCGGCGTGCTGAAGGCTATCGATCAAGCGAAGCGTACAGATATCAAGCAAGTGTTCGGCGGCGCGGGATCGAAGGAAGCGGTCAAGCGGATCATGGACGGCGACAAGCTGGTGCAGGCGGATGTGTCGTACTCGCCCAAGTTCATCTACGACGCGATCAAGCTCACTGCCGAAGCGCGTTTGAAGGGTGACAAGCTGCCGCCCACGACCATCATTCCTTCGGTGCTGATCACGAAGGACAACGCCAAGCAGTTCTATTATCCGAACTCGCCGTTCTGA